The proteins below come from a single Verrucomicrobiota bacterium genomic window:
- a CDS encoding glycine--tRNA ligase produces MSKPATTETRMEKIVSLCKRRGFIYQSSEIYGGIGGFWDYGPLGAELKRNLRDTWWRAMTREREDVVGLDATIIMHPAIWKASGHVDTFADMMRECTVSNKRVRADHVEPQAGSVIRFTGAKAPAPGNWYLDRTITVLMKQGEHIESFRKRVRLLIAQNAGTAAGKPEEIELLGEEKIDVIDGSVDFHPETGGMLNEARPFNLMLRTYVGPTATENDVAYLRPETAQAIFAQFKNVCDSSRVKVPFGIGQIGKAFRNEVTPKNFTFRSREFEQMELEFFIKPDEAVRLIHRSVAAWHEGADLSEPKPDWGWEMWHRYWVAQRTAYYASIGLGMDVLEYHWQSKADLAHYARACVDILYKFPFGTDELEGIAARGSFDLTQHQTHSGKQLEYFDEELKAACDAMTQEQKTAFIEETHAARTNPETSREEITSTCEKLFKGLYIPHVIEPSAGLDRLALAILANAFDEEEVTDDKGKTETRTVLHFHPRIAPIKVGVFPLLKNKPELVSKAREIVALLRPHMSVFYDETAAIGRRYRRQDEAGTPFGVTIDFETLGEEKPEFKDTVTLRERDSMEQRRIPIAELLPFLLSKIL; encoded by the coding sequence ATGTCCAAACCCGCCACTACAGAAACCCGCATGGAGAAGATCGTCAGTCTCTGCAAGAGGCGCGGCTTCATCTACCAGTCCTCCGAGATCTACGGCGGCATCGGGGGCTTCTGGGACTACGGCCCGTTGGGTGCGGAACTGAAGCGCAATCTCCGCGATACCTGGTGGCGTGCGATGACCCGGGAGAGGGAGGATGTGGTTGGCCTCGATGCCACGATCATCATGCACCCGGCGATCTGGAAGGCCAGCGGCCATGTCGATACCTTCGCCGACATGATGCGTGAGTGCACCGTCTCCAATAAGCGGGTCCGCGCTGACCATGTGGAGCCCCAGGCCGGTTCAGTGATCCGCTTCACTGGGGCCAAGGCGCCCGCTCCAGGAAATTGGTATCTCGACAGAACCATCACTGTCTTGATGAAGCAGGGAGAGCACATTGAGAGCTTCCGCAAGCGGGTCCGCCTGCTTATTGCCCAGAACGCAGGCACCGCTGCAGGTAAGCCGGAAGAGATAGAACTCCTGGGCGAAGAGAAGATCGACGTGATCGATGGTTCGGTTGATTTTCATCCCGAGACCGGCGGAATGCTCAACGAGGCGAGGCCGTTTAATTTGATGCTCCGCACCTATGTGGGACCGACGGCCACCGAGAACGATGTCGCCTATCTGAGGCCCGAAACAGCCCAGGCGATCTTCGCCCAGTTCAAGAATGTCTGCGACTCCTCACGCGTGAAGGTCCCCTTCGGCATCGGCCAGATCGGGAAGGCCTTCCGCAACGAGGTGACGCCGAAAAACTTTACCTTCCGATCACGCGAGTTCGAGCAGATGGAACTCGAGTTCTTCATCAAGCCCGATGAGGCCGTCCGGCTCATCCATAGATCCGTGGCGGCATGGCATGAAGGAGCCGATCTGAGCGAACCAAAGCCCGATTGGGGCTGGGAAATGTGGCACCGCTACTGGGTCGCGCAGCGCACGGCCTACTATGCCTCGATCGGCCTTGGCATGGATGTCCTCGAATACCATTGGCAGTCCAAAGCCGACCTCGCTCACTACGCCCGCGCCTGCGTCGATATCCTCTACAAGTTCCCCTTCGGCACCGACGAACTGGAAGGAATCGCGGCACGCGGATCCTTCGACCTGACCCAGCATCAGACCCACTCCGGCAAACAGCTCGAGTATTTTGACGAGGAGTTGAAGGCCGCTTGCGACGCAATGACCCAGGAGCAGAAGACAGCCTTTATCGAGGAGACCCATGCGGCGCGTACAAATCCGGAAACATCCCGCGAGGAGATCACGTCGACCTGCGAGAAGCTCTTCAAGGGTCTCTACATACCCCATGTGATCGAGCCCTCTGCGGGACTCGACCGGCTGGCCCTGGCCATTCTCGCGAATGCCTTCGACGAGGAGGAGGTCACCGATGATAAGGGAAAGACCGAGACCCGGACGGTGCTTCATTTCCATCCGAGGATCGCCCCGATCAAGGTCGGCGTCTTCCCGCTGCTCAAGAATAAGCCGGAACTCGTCTCCAAGGCCCGGGAGATCGTCGCTCTTCTGCGCCCCCACATGAGCGTCTTCTACGACGAGACCGCAGCCATCGGTCGCCGCTACCGCCGACAGGACGAGGCGGGAACCCCGTTCGGAGTCACCATCGATTTCGAGACGCTCGGCGAGGAGAAGCCGGAGTTCAAGGATACCGTGACGCTGCGCGAGCGGGACTCGATGGAACAGCGCCGTATCCCGATCGCGGAACTGCTACCCTTCCTGCTCAGCAAGATTTTGTGA
- the xseA gene encoding exodeoxyribonuclease VII large subunit yields MSRRPGKEAEGELQLGFDMAPVLPRRKEKAPETSIPEKKDLPMGMTPPQTPAPISHLPTSGSKDPEVFSVAQLTRRITGLLEEGIGMVWVEGEISNLRRQGSGHCYFTLKDEESQLSCVLFARSASGQKVELRDGLQVQLYGPVSVYQARGQYQLMVRLVQAKGEGMLQARFEELKRRLAAEGLFDRERKRPIPRFPRRIGVVTSPTGAAIQDFLQVLHRRHPGLRVVINPVRVQGKGAAAEIAAAISELSQGNPSIGPVDVIVVTRGGGSLEDLWEFNEEVVARAIAESRVPVVSAVGHEIDFSIADFVADLRAPTPSAAAELLAAEGSELLERCRSLVARIAREADALIGLHRAAEHRLASSLLFREPYRRTEEARQTSDRLEESLSGHLDRRLEQLDATLGRMSAQIASAHPGYRLANAEQRLSSVGDQLGVILRHRFEREKGRISRVGSALAALSPQATLQRGFSITRRKDGKVITSASQINPGERMLTQFADGETASVVER; encoded by the coding sequence ATGTCCCGTCGCCCAGGCAAGGAAGCGGAGGGGGAGTTGCAGCTCGGCTTTGACATGGCCCCAGTGCTCCCGCGCCGGAAGGAAAAAGCGCCGGAAACAAGCATTCCTGAAAAGAAGGATCTCCCCATGGGAATGACTCCTCCCCAGACCCCAGCGCCTATCTCCCATCTCCCGACTTCAGGATCAAAGGATCCAGAAGTCTTCTCCGTGGCCCAGTTGACACGACGGATCACCGGACTCCTTGAAGAGGGTATCGGCATGGTCTGGGTAGAGGGGGAGATTTCCAACCTCCGTCGCCAAGGCTCCGGTCATTGCTACTTCACGCTCAAGGACGAGGAATCGCAGTTATCCTGTGTCCTCTTTGCCCGATCCGCCTCGGGCCAGAAGGTCGAGTTGCGCGACGGCCTCCAAGTACAGCTTTACGGACCGGTGAGCGTTTACCAGGCACGCGGGCAGTACCAGCTGATGGTGCGACTGGTGCAGGCCAAGGGAGAAGGAATGCTTCAGGCCCGGTTTGAGGAGCTCAAGCGACGCCTTGCAGCCGAGGGGCTTTTCGATAGGGAGCGGAAGCGTCCGATCCCCCGTTTCCCGCGCCGGATCGGCGTGGTCACTTCTCCGACGGGAGCCGCGATCCAGGATTTCTTGCAGGTGCTTCACCGTCGCCATCCGGGGCTCCGGGTGGTCATCAATCCCGTGCGGGTTCAGGGCAAGGGAGCGGCCGCCGAAATTGCCGCCGCCATTTCAGAACTCTCCCAGGGAAATCCCTCTATCGGTCCCGTGGATGTCATTGTCGTCACACGCGGCGGCGGGAGTCTGGAGGATCTCTGGGAATTCAACGAAGAGGTCGTCGCCCGTGCCATCGCCGAATCCCGGGTGCCTGTCGTGAGCGCCGTGGGGCATGAGATCGACTTCTCGATCGCGGATTTCGTTGCTGATCTCCGGGCTCCCACCCCGAGTGCCGCCGCGGAACTGCTTGCCGCAGAGGGCTCCGAACTCTTGGAGCGCTGCCGTTCCCTGGTGGCTAGGATTGCACGCGAGGCCGATGCGCTGATCGGGCTTCATCGTGCAGCTGAGCACCGACTGGCTTCCTCGTTACTATTCCGGGAACCCTACCGCCGGACGGAGGAGGCTCGTCAGACTTCGGACCGTCTCGAGGAGTCCCTTTCCGGGCACTTGGATCGCCGTTTGGAACAGTTGGATGCCACGCTAGGCAGAATGTCGGCGCAGATTGCCTCGGCCCATCCGGGTTATCGTCTGGCAAATGCCGAGCAGAGGCTCTCCTCGGTGGGGGATCAGCTAGGTGTCATCCTTCGTCACCGGTTCGAGCGTGAGAAGGGCAGGATCAGTCGGGTTGGTTCGGCCCTCGCAGCGCTCAGCCCCCAGGCAACCCTGCAGCGGGGTTTCAGCATTACGCGGAGGAAAGATGGGAAGGTCATCACCTCCGCCTCCCAGATTAATCCGGGAGAGAGGATGCTGACCCAATTCGCCGACGGAGAGACGGCCTCCGTCGTGGAGAGATAA
- a CDS encoding LON peptidase substrate-binding domain-containing protein, whose product MNGEQIEPLPPTLPVMVLPGVTLFPNALLPLYIFEPRYREMLEEALAAGRMVAMAMPRNQEESEVEMIAGAGLVRACIRNDDGTSNLILQGVCRVRFIGWDQSSPYRVARVEELRSHEGEHDDLESKVIQLHALCARFKEQGIELPSQFEAYLNQITSIGVITDLVASTLVADPRIRQILLEEVEIPKRLEKLLAGLRSQLS is encoded by the coding sequence ATGAATGGGGAACAAATAGAACCACTCCCGCCCACCCTTCCGGTCATGGTGCTCCCCGGGGTAACACTCTTCCCCAATGCCCTACTGCCCCTCTATATTTTCGAACCGCGTTATCGTGAGATGCTAGAGGAGGCACTTGCTGCGGGTCGCATGGTAGCCATGGCGATGCCTCGCAATCAGGAGGAGAGCGAAGTCGAGATGATCGCCGGAGCGGGATTGGTTCGGGCCTGTATCCGGAATGATGATGGAACTTCCAACCTGATCCTCCAGGGGGTCTGCCGCGTGCGGTTCATCGGTTGGGATCAGTCGAGCCCCTATCGTGTTGCGCGGGTCGAGGAGCTTCGCAGTCATGAAGGGGAACACGATGATCTCGAATCGAAGGTCATCCAGCTTCACGCCCTGTGTGCGCGCTTCAAAGAGCAGGGGATCGAACTCCCATCCCAGTTCGAAGCCTACTTGAATCAGATCACCAGTATTGGCGTTATCACAGATCTGGTGGCCTCGACCCTGGTGGCTGATCCCCGTATCCGCCAGATACTGCTGGAGGAGGTTGAGATCCCGAAGCGCCTGGAGAAGTTGCTAGCGGGACTGCGTTCCCAGCTCTCCTGA
- the gspG gene encoding type II secretion system major pseudopilin GspG — MNNPSRRNRRASLRGDSGYTLFEIMLVLGIIAVLVGSAIYMLSGNIDVAKEQRVQSDIQAISMQLRTYEMLNYRKPTTEQGLKALVQRPSSDPKPQHWKKLMESVPLDPWGNDYVYINPGKFKTDGFDLYSFGPKGVEGDGNIGK; from the coding sequence ATGAACAATCCCTCTCGTCGCAACCGCCGCGCCTCACTCCGCGGGGATTCAGGTTACACTCTCTTCGAGATCATGCTCGTCCTCGGCATCATTGCCGTCCTGGTCGGATCTGCAATCTACATGCTCTCAGGCAACATTGATGTGGCCAAGGAACAGCGCGTGCAGAGCGATATCCAAGCCATCTCCATGCAACTCCGGACTTATGAGATGCTCAATTACCGCAAACCAACCACCGAACAAGGCCTCAAGGCTCTGGTCCAGAGGCCCTCATCGGATCCGAAGCCGCAGCATTGGAAGAAGCTGATGGAGAGTGTCCCTCTTGACCCATGGGGTAATGATTACGTCTACATCAATCCGGGAAAGTTCAAGACCGACGGTTTCGATCTCTACTCATTCGGGCCGAAGGGAGTCGAGGGTGACGGCAATATCGGAAAATAA
- a CDS encoding type II secretion system GspH family protein produces the protein MRRRAVRAFTLLEIIIALSLVAILISASLPYLFDSFAAASGDRAADAITKRAQEIRSKAMESGERQKIILTSNGIKDMPLPNGWTLEVKGLNHSRFHAPARNQSWEFNAAGICEPISLRLTNKDREILLSFDALTAQPAHDDE, from the coding sequence GTGCGGAGAAGGGCCGTCCGCGCTTTTACTCTTCTAGAGATCATCATTGCCCTCTCACTGGTGGCGATTCTCATCTCGGCCTCACTTCCCTATCTTTTCGACTCCTTTGCTGCTGCATCGGGAGACCGCGCGGCGGACGCTATCACAAAAAGAGCGCAGGAGATCCGCTCCAAGGCCATGGAATCCGGAGAACGTCAGAAAATCATCCTGACCTCCAATGGCATCAAAGACATGCCGTTGCCAAACGGATGGACGCTTGAAGTCAAGGGGCTCAACCACTCGAGATTCCATGCTCCTGCACGCAACCAGTCATGGGAATTCAATGCTGCAGGCATCTGCGAACCGATCTCCCTCCGCCTCACAAACAAAGATCGGGAGATCCTGCTCTCCTTTGATGCGCTGACAGCACAACCGGCCCATGATGATGAGTGA
- a CDS encoding prepilin-type N-terminal cleavage/methylation domain-containing protein, whose product MITRASKRSGDSTLKAFTLLEVILSMAIMALLAASVYAITSSSITAARTAMDQQLVLRRLDAFLRITRNAFLNLPEQGTVALEIGKGKGGEAEPRLILGKVQGLFGMPSLGGASLMLASKARSDGTRTICMVRIPARLNDRELAAAMNAPGVPLLPKVRKPRWSFMAGANGDGTPAWKEEWPAGSGSTRPLLVRLQLEIDEIPDPVEAIFYVPPLVAPQAVTTTQTNAVQP is encoded by the coding sequence ATGATCACCCGGGCCTCCAAACGATCTGGCGACAGTACCCTGAAAGCCTTCACGCTGTTGGAGGTCATCCTTTCGATGGCGATCATGGCCCTACTCGCAGCCTCGGTCTATGCGATCACGAGTTCCTCCATCACGGCAGCACGTACGGCGATGGATCAACAACTTGTCCTGCGCCGCCTGGATGCCTTCCTGCGAATCACCCGCAACGCTTTCCTTAATCTTCCAGAACAGGGAACAGTCGCTCTCGAAATTGGTAAGGGTAAAGGAGGGGAAGCAGAGCCCCGCTTAATCTTGGGAAAGGTTCAGGGACTCTTTGGGATGCCAAGCCTTGGTGGAGCATCTCTGATGCTAGCCTCAAAGGCGCGCTCGGATGGCACGAGGACGATCTGCATGGTAAGAATTCCCGCCCGTTTGAACGACCGTGAACTGGCAGCGGCAATGAATGCACCTGGCGTTCCGCTTCTGCCTAAAGTCCGAAAACCGCGTTGGTCGTTTATGGCGGGAGCCAATGGGGATGGGACACCTGCCTGGAAAGAGGAGTGGCCCGCAGGAAGTGGAAGTACCCGACCCCTGCTGGTGCGTCTGCAGCTAGAAATCGACGAGATACCGGATCCGGTGGAAGCGATTTTTTATGTGCCGCCGTTAGTAGCACCCCAAGCTGTCACGACAACTCAAACAAATGCAGTGCAGCCATGA
- a CDS encoding general secretion pathway protein GspK: MKSLPLQRTSAMALPMVLWSIALLTGILLLLAGIIEGWITEETHSGKLFQARQQALSGVAVAMNPGIFPGDPLLNQFSKDGSEGYQVVIKDESGLINPNYYLAQTPDQRSVLGQLFTSWKLDKNTSDTAVDGLYDWQSQSPFRSLHGAKKEEYEAAGMSGLPPGAPFASPEEMELVIGFDPVVQAKPDWISYFTTYYNGPANILRAPKNILVELLGLLPSQADAWIALRGGKDGIENTADDLQPTDITNAISLMGVNGAQGAVIAKICTIAGSVRRIESTGFCNGVKQRITVIAPAGSTQSPQGASSVLGWSEQ, from the coding sequence ATGAAGAGCCTCCCTCTGCAACGAACCTCCGCAATGGCCCTGCCGATGGTGCTCTGGAGCATCGCCTTACTCACCGGTATCCTCCTGCTTTTGGCCGGAATCATCGAGGGATGGATCACCGAGGAGACACATTCCGGAAAACTCTTCCAGGCGCGCCAGCAGGCCTTGTCCGGGGTAGCCGTCGCCATGAACCCCGGGATTTTCCCGGGAGACCCCCTCTTAAATCAGTTCTCCAAGGATGGAAGCGAGGGATATCAGGTCGTGATCAAGGATGAGTCAGGACTGATCAATCCGAACTACTACCTCGCCCAGACACCAGATCAGCGCTCCGTACTCGGCCAACTCTTCACGTCGTGGAAACTCGACAAGAACACCTCGGACACTGCAGTTGACGGGCTCTATGACTGGCAAAGCCAAAGTCCCTTCCGGTCGCTTCATGGAGCGAAAAAAGAAGAGTATGAAGCCGCTGGAATGTCGGGTCTCCCTCCGGGAGCTCCCTTTGCCTCTCCCGAGGAGATGGAGTTAGTGATTGGGTTTGATCCGGTCGTGCAGGCAAAGCCGGACTGGATCAGCTACTTCACCACCTATTACAACGGTCCGGCGAATATTCTCCGGGCACCGAAAAACATCTTGGTAGAACTGCTCGGCTTGCTTCCCTCCCAGGCGGATGCCTGGATAGCCCTGAGAGGCGGCAAGGATGGAATTGAGAACACCGCCGATGATCTTCAGCCGACCGACATCACCAACGCCATCAGCTTGATGGGAGTCAATGGAGCGCAAGGAGCCGTTATTGCAAAGATCTGTACCATCGCGGGTTCCGTGCGCCGGATTGAGAGCACCGGCTTCTGTAATGGTGTGAAGCAAAGAATCACGGTGATTGCACCCGCGGGCTCAACACAAAGTCCCCAAGGTGCAAGCTCTGTGCTAGGGTGGTCGGAGCAATAA
- a CDS encoding type II secretion system protein M — MRTLAPNEKTLLLLLCGALFVAVNMAGIRSFLKAREGLRKALVTGTSELTLDKNWIEIGRSLAPADNWINSHPMPRFLPDEASSQLLKSERDEAEKAGLTVTEENLLPSEETPYGPTVAVSVKLTGPFEGVVRMLFALQSPTAWRTVEKLALKSDSQPPNVVADLELHQYFQPSASPESSPTQTHP; from the coding sequence ATGAGAACTCTGGCGCCCAACGAAAAAACCCTTCTACTGCTGTTGTGCGGCGCACTCTTTGTTGCCGTCAACATGGCGGGAATCCGCTCATTTTTGAAAGCAAGGGAGGGGCTACGGAAGGCCCTCGTGACAGGGACGTCGGAATTGACCCTGGACAAAAATTGGATCGAGATCGGACGTTCGCTGGCTCCTGCCGATAACTGGATCAACTCCCATCCGATGCCGCGCTTTCTGCCTGATGAAGCAAGCTCACAGCTTCTGAAATCGGAGCGGGACGAAGCTGAAAAAGCAGGTCTCACGGTAACCGAGGAGAATCTCCTTCCCTCTGAGGAAACCCCTTATGGACCGACTGTCGCGGTTTCAGTAAAACTGACAGGTCCCTTCGAGGGAGTGGTTCGGATGCTCTTTGCCCTGCAATCCCCGACGGCATGGCGCACCGTTGAGAAATTGGCATTGAAGAGCGACTCCCAGCCCCCCAATGTCGTCGCCGACCTTGAGTTGCATCAATATTTTCAGCCGTCCGCAAGCCCGGAATCTTCACCGACACAAACCCATCCATGA
- a CDS encoding acyl carrier protein, with the protein MSVQPYLESLRLFLIEILSSEILETPPGFDEHSNLFDAGLDSLGTMQLLVRIEQRFGIQIPAGKLTKENSSTIQQLSLLIADSAGKEAPLIGIREKASL; encoded by the coding sequence ATGTCAGTTCAGCCTTATTTAGAGAGCCTACGGCTCTTTTTAATCGAAATCCTCTCTTCGGAAATCCTTGAGACGCCTCCTGGATTTGACGAACACTCCAATCTTTTTGATGCAGGATTAGACTCACTTGGAACCATGCAATTGCTTGTTCGGATCGAACAGCGGTTTGGAATTCAGATACCTGCCGGTAAGCTGACAAAAGAAAACAGCTCAACAATCCAGCAACTATCGCTATTGATAGCTGACTCGGCGGGTAAAGAAGCTCCTCTCATCGGCATCCGAGAAAAAGCCTCTCTCTGA
- a CDS encoding FAD-dependent oxidoreductase produces the protein MHADVVVIGGGSAGIAAAISSARKGATVVLVEKHGMLGGMASTAMVHSICGLYLLRDNESEPLAFANGGFAREFSETLIKKGGARGPVRMGRLDVLMHNPSSYALVAKEMVDELSNIHLFLNTQISETHKNGNRLCRVKISGTEEHHTIECEAVIDTTGDAEIFMLANAGYERSPLETLQRPAYIFSLKGVDPEQMGDNGRLLLAQTISRGVTSGLLTSGAMGTAFRAGVSNDQVMVTIDLEAQGFDPNENESRANAESEGRRIAVQLIDFLKNEIEGFQEAFLPEYPSCLGIRESRRSNGIYQLAEKDILEGARFDDEVAIASWPIELRETARGPRFRYPIDNQPCGIPLRSLQSKEVENLFVAGKCISTTHEAQASIRVIGTCLATGEAAGIAAAKIAAKTKN, from the coding sequence ATGCACGCCGACGTTGTTGTAATTGGGGGAGGAAGCGCAGGAATTGCCGCAGCGATCAGTTCTGCTAGAAAGGGCGCAACTGTAGTGCTTGTGGAAAAGCATGGAATGCTCGGAGGAATGGCTTCAACCGCCATGGTGCATTCCATTTGTGGTCTCTACTTACTTCGAGACAATGAGTCAGAACCGTTGGCTTTCGCTAATGGCGGATTCGCGAGGGAGTTTTCAGAGACTCTAATCAAAAAAGGGGGAGCGCGAGGGCCGGTGCGAATGGGCAGGTTGGATGTACTGATGCACAACCCAAGTTCCTATGCATTGGTTGCAAAGGAGATGGTAGATGAACTCTCAAATATTCATCTTTTTCTTAACACGCAAATATCCGAGACACACAAAAACGGGAATCGCCTTTGTAGGGTAAAGATTTCAGGAACTGAGGAGCACCACACCATCGAGTGTGAAGCCGTTATTGATACAACGGGAGATGCAGAGATCTTCATGTTGGCAAATGCCGGTTATGAGCGCTCACCATTAGAGACCCTCCAGCGTCCCGCCTACATTTTTTCGCTAAAGGGTGTTGATCCAGAACAGATGGGTGACAATGGACGATTGCTTTTGGCTCAGACGATTAGCCGAGGTGTAACATCAGGGCTTCTAACCTCCGGAGCCATGGGAACTGCTTTTCGTGCTGGGGTTTCAAATGACCAGGTTATGGTGACAATAGATCTGGAAGCACAAGGCTTTGATCCAAACGAAAACGAGAGTCGCGCCAATGCTGAGTCAGAGGGCAGGCGAATCGCCGTTCAGCTCATTGATTTCCTAAAGAATGAGATTGAAGGTTTTCAAGAGGCATTCCTTCCAGAGTATCCCTCATGTTTGGGAATTCGCGAAAGTCGCCGTAGCAATGGAATTTACCAACTAGCCGAGAAGGATATTCTCGAAGGTGCAAGGTTCGATGATGAAGTAGCTATTGCCTCTTGGCCGATAGAGCTGAGAGAAACTGCACGTGGACCAAGATTCAGATACCCAATTGATAATCAGCCATGCGGCATTCCTTTAAGATCCCTTCAATCCAAAGAGGTAGAAAACCTCTTCGTCGCAGGAAAGTGCATCTCAACTACTCATGAAGCACAGGCGTCTATCCGTGTAATCGGAACATGTCTCGCTACGGGCGAAGCCGCCGGCATTGCTGCTGCGAAGATAGCGGCAAAAACAAAGAACTAA
- a CDS encoding acyl--CoA ligase, translating into MSIESLKMNFVEELFQRSDRGALALIDKGKICTYGALDEHSACIAKAIKGALTFKGVPRVGLRCQDGMEYVALSLGILRSGCCLVPIAPELTESERNNLVSTIQLDAVVHHQVASDDQISFSIEELPGGEVSADFDNLNPAFIRFSSGTTGASKGIVLSHKTLLDRIETANRGLKITSQDRVLWVLSMSHHYAASIMLYLWNGAAIVLPESYLPGDLLAAATRDHATVIYAAPCHFIFLTSGENKENLSWSSLRLAVSTTAPLLQDTAERFTATYGVRPVQALGVMEVGLPFINNSYDGLRDSSVGRPLPGFDVEIRDTAGVAVEAGIQGELFLKGPGMFDAYIDPWQTREQVTAPDGWLSTGDIASMDSDGYVSILGRSRTIINVGGMKFFPEEVERCINIVPGVLESRVIATPHPTFGSVPVAEIVRAVGEDVQVKTLSMHCRKHLARYKLPIEFRFVGSIPKTPTGKIKRV; encoded by the coding sequence ATGTCTATTGAATCCCTAAAAATGAATTTCGTAGAAGAGTTGTTCCAGCGCTCAGATAGAGGAGCCCTGGCGTTGATTGATAAAGGTAAGATCTGCACCTATGGAGCCCTTGATGAGCACAGCGCCTGCATTGCGAAAGCGATCAAAGGGGCTCTTACTTTCAAGGGGGTTCCAAGAGTTGGGTTGAGATGCCAGGACGGCATGGAATATGTCGCCCTCTCGTTGGGTATTCTGCGATCAGGTTGTTGTCTCGTGCCGATTGCTCCAGAGCTAACTGAATCTGAGAGAAACAATCTTGTCTCAACGATCCAGTTGGACGCAGTAGTTCATCATCAGGTCGCCTCAGATGATCAGATATCTTTTTCCATAGAAGAGCTTCCGGGAGGTGAGGTGAGCGCGGATTTTGATAATTTAAACCCCGCATTCATTCGGTTTAGTTCCGGAACAACAGGAGCATCAAAGGGTATAGTATTATCCCACAAAACTCTGCTCGACCGGATTGAAACCGCAAACCGGGGCCTAAAGATAACATCTCAGGACCGGGTTCTGTGGGTCTTGTCGATGTCGCATCACTATGCAGCCTCTATAATGCTGTACCTGTGGAATGGCGCAGCGATTGTTCTGCCAGAGAGTTACCTACCCGGTGATTTGCTTGCCGCCGCCACTCGTGACCATGCGACTGTCATTTACGCTGCTCCATGCCATTTTATTTTTCTCACTTCTGGAGAGAATAAGGAAAACCTCTCATGGTCTTCCTTGCGGTTGGCGGTTTCTACAACAGCCCCGCTGCTTCAAGATACTGCAGAAAGATTTACAGCAACTTATGGAGTTCGTCCCGTCCAAGCATTGGGAGTCATGGAAGTCGGGCTGCCCTTTATCAATAACTCTTATGATGGGTTAAGGGATTCTTCTGTGGGGCGCCCATTGCCCGGTTTTGATGTAGAGATTCGAGATACAGCCGGAGTGGCTGTAGAAGCTGGCATTCAAGGAGAGCTTTTTTTGAAAGGTCCCGGGATGTTCGACGCCTATATTGATCCCTGGCAGACGAGAGAGCAGGTGACTGCCCCTGACGGATGGTTGAGTACCGGGGATATCGCTAGTATGGACTCTGACGGATATGTCTCCATTCTTGGTCGATCAAGAACGATCATCAATGTGGGGGGAATGAAATTCTTTCCTGAAGAGGTTGAAAGGTGCATCAATATTGTTCCAGGGGTCTTAGAATCTAGGGTAATTGCAACCCCCCATCCTACTTTTGGGTCGGTTCCCGTTGCAGAGATTGTGAGAGCAGTTGGAGAAGATGTTCAGGTCAAAACCCTTTCGATGCATTGCAGAAAACACCTGGCCAGGTACAAACTGCCGATTGAATTCCGTTTTGTAGGCTCCATACCAAAAACACCAACTGGGAAAATTAAAAGGGTATGA